From Caminibacter mediatlanticus TB-2, the proteins below share one genomic window:
- a CDS encoding DUF3373 family protein encodes MKKLLLSSVLVASLFAMNSDSDINTKIQKLEKEIQTLKSELYKTQNKLNPIAANNHLFFSLDIRTTYDAIREKTTDGMGYTTIIPNPDGSVTFSGFNPNIPSKTYTNQIFTNRVILTGVAKPSDNLKATVRIEANNMFGMNSNNQYSPYNNISWVANETPDDINIRLKEAFFNYHFGPNNGLMFSAGRRPATEGFPANLRAGDDPNSPLAHLINMEFDGFSFEIGNDIFSTISDKFSDWGTWIKFCAGRGYSSSKGKWPYDGSPAYSKDNFKNTDFAGFILVPYDDGQYSLWTETVWAWNMKGYNFVTQQDAINAQNGLDFNASMQDLGNYFGFNTIFKADGIGDGISDFLDNTTAFISFALSKTNPKSGKQMLGSTDSKTGTSWWIGADMPGIGDNDRFGVNFVRGSKYWRSMTYGEDTLIGSIAAVRGKAYEVYYNAEIIPHLTAGLRATYIKYDYAGSDAFFGLAGNPDQQVYIEKASDIRAYIRYKF; translated from the coding sequence ATGAAAAAACTTTTATTATCATCAGTATTAGTTGCGTCACTTTTTGCAATGAATAGTGATTCAGATATAAATACAAAAATTCAAAAACTTGAAAAAGAGATTCAAACTCTAAAATCAGAACTTTACAAAACTCAAAACAAACTAAATCCAATAGCAGCAAACAATCATCTATTTTTTAGCTTAGATATAAGAACTACTTACGATGCTATTAGAGAAAAAACAACTGATGGAATGGGATATACAACAATTATTCCTAATCCTGATGGAAGTGTTACTTTTAGTGGATTTAATCCAAATATCCCTTCAAAAACTTATACTAACCAAATTTTTACAAATAGAGTAATTTTAACAGGTGTTGCAAAACCAAGCGATAATTTAAAAGCAACTGTTAGAATTGAAGCAAATAATATGTTTGGTATGAATTCTAATAATCAGTATTCTCCTTATAATAACATTTCTTGGGTTGCAAATGAAACACCAGATGATATAAATATAAGACTTAAAGAAGCATTTTTTAATTATCATTTTGGACCAAACAATGGATTAATGTTTAGTGCAGGAAGAAGACCTGCAACAGAAGGATTTCCAGCAAATTTAAGAGCGGGAGATGACCCAAATTCACCACTTGCTCATTTAATTAATATGGAATTTGATGGTTTTAGTTTTGAAATTGGAAATGATATATTCTCTACTATATCTGATAAATTCTCAGATTGGGGAACATGGATTAAATTCTGTGCAGGTAGAGGGTATTCTTCTTCAAAAGGAAAATGGCCATATGATGGAAGTCCTGCTTATTCAAAAGACAATTTCAAAAATACTGACTTTGCAGGATTCATTTTAGTACCATACGATGATGGTCAATATTCTTTATGGACTGAAACTGTATGGGCTTGGAATATGAAAGGATATAATTTTGTAACTCAACAAGATGCAATAAATGCTCAAAATGGATTAGATTTTAATGCCTCAATGCAAGATTTAGGTAATTATTTTGGTTTTAATACTATTTTTAAAGCTGATGGTATTGGAGATGGAATAAGTGATTTTCTTGATAACACAACAGCATTTATCTCTTTTGCATTAAGTAAAACAAATCCAAAATCAGGAAAACAAATGCTTGGAAGCACTGATAGTAAAACGGGTACTTCTTGGTGGATAGGTGCTGATATGCCAGGAATTGGAGATAATGATAGATTTGGAGTTAATTTTGTTAGAGGAAGTAAATATTGGAGAAGTATGACATATGGTGAAGACACATTAATTGGAAGCATTGCAGCAGTTAGAGGAAAAGCATATGAGGTTTATTACAATGCTGAGATTATTCCTCATCTAACAGCTGGACTTAGAGCGACATATATTAAATATGATTATGCAGGAAGCGATGCATTCTTTGGACTTGCTGGAAATCCAGACCAACAAGTATATATAGAAAAAGCAAGT